From one Paludisphaera rhizosphaerae genomic stretch:
- a CDS encoding carboxymuconolactone decarboxylase family protein, giving the protein MYDPANLKKLAKFGELAPAAWEGFLAFDKAAMADGVIPARTKELIAVAVAMTTQCPYCIEIHSQRAKAAGCSEAELAEAVLVAAALRAGGAVTHGTHCLK; this is encoded by the coding sequence ATGTACGACCCTGCGAACCTCAAGAAGCTTGCGAAGTTCGGTGAGCTGGCCCCCGCGGCCTGGGAGGGCTTTCTCGCGTTCGACAAGGCGGCGATGGCCGATGGGGTGATCCCAGCCAGGACGAAGGAGTTGATCGCCGTCGCGGTGGCGATGACGACGCAGTGCCCCTACTGCATCGAGATCCACTCCCAGCGAGCGAAGGCCGCAGGCTGTTCCGAGGCCGAACTCGCCGAGGCCGTTCTGGTCGCCGCCGCCTTGCGGGCCGGCGGCGCGGTGACCCACGGAACTCACTGCCTGAAGTGA
- a CDS encoding LutC/YkgG family protein has translation MSSPRDVVLGRIRAALKDVPPTEQPKDVYIDRAYLHVDDGDVHKRLELFIDRVRDYKAKVKVVRPEALAAAIVESCAARSVKRLVVPADLPDGWAPPGVELVREPGLTNEQLDQSDGVLTACALGIAQTGTIVLDSGPGQGRRAITLVPDYHLCVIRQDQVVGLVPEAVVKLEAAAAEPSRPITFISGPSATSDIELNRVEGVHGPRTLEVIVVTELDVV, from the coding sequence ATGAGTTCGCCGCGAGACGTCGTCCTCGGCCGGATCCGCGCCGCCTTGAAGGACGTCCCCCCCACCGAGCAGCCCAAGGACGTTTACATCGACCGCGCCTACCTGCACGTCGACGACGGCGACGTCCATAAGCGGCTCGAACTCTTCATCGATCGCGTCCGCGACTACAAGGCGAAAGTCAAGGTCGTGCGACCCGAGGCGCTGGCGGCGGCCATCGTCGAATCGTGCGCGGCTCGCAGCGTGAAGCGACTCGTCGTCCCGGCCGACCTCCCCGACGGCTGGGCGCCTCCGGGCGTGGAACTGGTCCGCGAGCCCGGCCTGACGAATGAGCAGCTCGATCAGTCCGACGGCGTTCTAACCGCCTGCGCACTCGGGATCGCGCAGACCGGGACCATCGTGCTCGACAGCGGTCCTGGCCAGGGCCGCCGCGCGATCACGCTGGTCCCCGACTACCACCTTTGCGTGATCCGCCAGGATCAGGTCGTCGGCCTGGTCCCGGAGGCCGTCGTGAAGCTCGAGGCCGCGGCGGCAGAGCCTTCGCGCCCCATCACGTTCATCTCCGGACCCTCGGCGACTTCCGACATCGAGCTGAACCGCGTCGAGGGCGTCCACGGGCCAAGGACGCTGGAAGTGATCGTCGTGACCGAGTTGGACGTGGTCTGA
- a CDS encoding LutB/LldF family L-lactate oxidation iron-sulfur protein — translation MSREGVPPLPVSAPAMPFQDAARLSLGDTQLRFNMGKATTTIRAKRYKVVDEMPDWQNLREAGRAIKDRTLRHLDKYLIQLEESVTRVGGKVHWAADAEDANRIVAGIVKSHGAKEVVKIKSLTTDEIGLNEALAHQGIKAYETDLAELIIQLADERSSHILVPAIHKSRAEIREIFRRTLENTEHLGDEPKELAAAARAHLRRKFLTVPVAVSGVNFGVADTGTICIVESEGNGRMCLTLPKVLVSVMGIEKLVPTWRDLEVFLQLLPRSSTAERMNPYTSFWTGIAPPGDGPDEFHLILLDDGRSKVLADRNGRQALHCIRCSACLNICPVYERTGGHAYNSVYPGPIGAILTPQLVGVENAGSLPYASSLCGACYEVCPVKINIPEVLLHLRGEVVRHKQATLAGKLSGENIAMQTVARVFASPRRYEAAQKAGRLGQKLMVKGGVIERLPGQLGGWTAVRDVYPIAPQTFREWWKQREKVSNTKTVPRQEARP, via the coding sequence ATGTCGCGTGAGGGAGTTCCGCCGCTCCCGGTCTCGGCCCCGGCCATGCCCTTTCAAGATGCCGCGCGGCTCTCGCTGGGGGATACGCAGCTTCGCTTCAACATGGGGAAAGCCACGACGACCATCCGCGCCAAGCGGTACAAGGTCGTCGACGAGATGCCCGACTGGCAGAACCTCCGCGAGGCCGGGCGAGCCATCAAGGACCGGACCCTTCGCCATCTGGACAAGTACCTGATCCAGCTTGAAGAGTCTGTGACCCGCGTCGGCGGCAAGGTCCACTGGGCGGCCGACGCCGAGGACGCCAATCGGATCGTCGCCGGGATCGTCAAGTCCCACGGCGCGAAAGAGGTCGTGAAGATCAAGTCGCTCACGACCGACGAGATCGGCCTCAACGAGGCTCTCGCCCACCAGGGAATCAAGGCCTACGAGACCGACCTGGCTGAGCTGATCATCCAGCTCGCCGACGAACGGTCGTCGCACATTCTCGTCCCAGCGATCCACAAGAGCCGGGCCGAGATCCGCGAGATCTTCCGTCGCACCCTGGAAAACACAGAGCACCTCGGCGACGAGCCGAAGGAACTCGCCGCCGCCGCTAGGGCCCACCTGCGGCGCAAGTTTCTAACCGTCCCGGTGGCCGTCAGCGGCGTGAATTTCGGCGTCGCCGACACGGGGACCATCTGCATCGTCGAGTCCGAGGGGAACGGGCGGATGTGCCTGACCCTCCCCAAGGTGCTCGTCTCCGTCATGGGGATCGAAAAACTCGTCCCCACCTGGCGGGACCTGGAGGTATTCCTCCAACTGCTGCCGCGGTCGAGCACGGCCGAGCGGATGAACCCCTACACCTCGTTCTGGACGGGGATCGCACCACCGGGGGACGGGCCCGACGAGTTCCACCTGATCCTGCTCGACGACGGCCGATCCAAGGTCCTCGCCGACCGCAACGGCCGGCAGGCCTTGCACTGCATTCGATGCTCGGCCTGCCTCAACATCTGCCCCGTCTACGAGCGAACCGGCGGGCACGCCTACAACTCCGTCTATCCCGGCCCCATCGGCGCCATCCTGACGCCGCAACTCGTCGGGGTGGAGAACGCCGGGTCGCTCCCCTACGCCTCGTCGCTCTGCGGAGCCTGCTACGAGGTCTGCCCGGTGAAGATCAACATCCCCGAAGTCCTGCTGCACCTCCGCGGCGAGGTCGTTCGCCACAAGCAGGCGACCCTGGCGGGCAAGCTCTCGGGGGAGAACATCGCCATGCAGACGGTGGCCCGCGTGTTCGCCTCGCCCCGGCGCTACGAGGCCGCGCAAAAGGCCGGTCGACTCGGCCAGAAGCTGATGGTCAAGGGAGGGGTCATCGAACGGCTGCCGGGACAGCTCGGCGGCTGGACGGCCGTGCGAGACGTTTACCCCATCGCCCCTCAGACGTTCCGCGAATGGTGGAAGCAGCGGGAGAAGGTCTCAAACACCAAGACGGTTCCCCGCCAGGAGGCCCGGCCATGA
- a CDS encoding (Fe-S)-binding protein, whose product MRVSLFITCFNDTLFPNTGKAMVALLERLGHQVEFPMGQTCCGQMHYNSGYQRESLPLVRHFVDVFRDAEVVVSPSASCVSMVQEVYPRVAAEFGDESLRREVAALSPRVHELSMFLVDVLGVEDVGAYFPHRVTFHTTCHSKRMLHIGEAPQKLLRKVRGIDLVELPRADECCGFGGTFAVKNADTSIAMLSDKIRCVLDTRAEYCASADNSCLMHIGGGLHRQRAGVNPIHLAEILASTDEDAPAAKEVRS is encoded by the coding sequence ATGCGCGTCTCGCTGTTCATCACCTGCTTCAACGACACCCTGTTCCCCAACACCGGCAAGGCCATGGTCGCCCTGCTCGAACGACTTGGCCATCAGGTCGAGTTTCCGATGGGCCAGACCTGCTGCGGCCAGATGCACTACAACAGCGGCTATCAGCGTGAGAGCCTGCCGCTGGTGCGTCACTTCGTCGACGTCTTCCGCGACGCCGAGGTCGTCGTCTCGCCGTCCGCCTCATGCGTGAGCATGGTGCAGGAGGTGTATCCCAGGGTCGCCGCCGAGTTCGGCGACGAATCGCTCCGCCGCGAGGTCGCAGCGCTTTCGCCGCGAGTCCACGAGCTGTCGATGTTCCTGGTGGACGTGCTGGGCGTTGAAGACGTCGGCGCCTACTTCCCCCACCGAGTGACCTTCCACACCACCTGCCACTCCAAGCGGATGCTCCACATCGGCGAGGCACCGCAAAAGCTCCTGCGCAAGGTGCGCGGGATCGACCTGGTGGAACTGCCCCGCGCCGACGAGTGCTGCGGCTTCGGCGGGACGTTCGCCGTGAAGAACGCGGACACGTCCATCGCGATGCTCTCGGATAAGATTCGCTGCGTGCTCGACACCCGGGCCGAATACTGCGCCTCGGCGGACAACTCGTGCCTGATGCACATCGGCGGCGGCTTGCATCGCCAGCGTGCCGGCGTGAATCCAATCCACCTCGCCGAGATCCTGGCGTCGACCGACGAAGACGCCCCCGCCGCGAAGGAGGTGCGATCATGA
- a CDS encoding hemolysin family protein has protein sequence METSHFLIISGLILINAYFVAAEFALVKVRTSQIDQLAEQGNWAARLTSKALDRLDLYLSASQIGITVASLALGRAIEKWIDPLMEHVLSWVGLGHSRLAVAGMSIALVPILSLTFVTFLHMALGEQAPKTLAIRAPRIVALVTAPPLVLLAYIFWPAIWLLNAASNLTLRLMGLGSASHEEISHTDEELRHILAESVEGGHLTRSERVMIENVLTLEEKTARRVMIPRPDIVYLSLSRPLEENLRLARQAGHTRYPLCEDDLTTVIGMIHVKDVFRSGGFQNGRVDLRQLARKAPYLPVTLRLDQLLLEFQRNRVHLALLLDEYGSVVGMVTLENVLEELVGPIQDEFDREAPEVIDLGDGVFEVEASCPLDRLEEAVGIELPETDAETTGGLILDLLGRLAREGDHVEIEGRRFIVLKADPTRVRRVRIEPIRPEPVEESKAEGETEAP, from the coding sequence ATGGAGACGTCCCACTTCCTCATCATCTCGGGGTTGATCCTGATCAACGCCTATTTCGTGGCTGCCGAGTTCGCCCTGGTGAAGGTGCGGACCAGCCAGATCGATCAGCTCGCCGAACAGGGGAACTGGGCCGCCCGCCTGACCAGCAAGGCCCTCGATCGGCTCGACCTGTACCTGTCGGCCTCGCAGATCGGCATCACGGTGGCGAGCCTCGCGCTGGGGCGAGCGATCGAGAAGTGGATCGACCCGCTCATGGAGCACGTCCTGAGCTGGGTCGGCCTGGGGCATTCCCGGCTGGCCGTGGCGGGGATGTCGATCGCGCTGGTGCCGATTCTCTCGCTGACGTTCGTCACGTTCCTCCACATGGCGCTGGGCGAACAGGCGCCGAAGACCCTGGCGATTCGGGCGCCGAGGATCGTGGCGCTCGTCACGGCTCCGCCGCTCGTCCTCCTGGCCTACATCTTCTGGCCTGCCATCTGGCTGCTGAACGCGGCCAGCAATCTGACCCTGCGTCTGATGGGACTTGGATCCGCGAGCCACGAGGAGATCAGCCATACCGACGAGGAGCTGCGCCACATCCTCGCTGAGAGCGTCGAGGGAGGCCACCTGACGCGCTCGGAACGGGTCATGATCGAGAACGTCCTGACCCTTGAGGAGAAGACCGCCCGCCGCGTCATGATCCCCCGTCCGGACATCGTCTACCTGAGCCTCTCGCGTCCTCTGGAAGAGAACCTCCGGCTCGCTCGCCAGGCCGGGCACACGCGCTACCCGCTTTGCGAGGACGACCTCACGACCGTGATCGGGATGATCCATGTCAAGGACGTCTTTCGCAGCGGCGGCTTCCAGAACGGCCGAGTCGACCTCCGTCAGCTTGCGCGCAAAGCTCCCTACCTCCCCGTGACCCTGCGACTCGACCAGTTGCTGCTGGAATTCCAACGCAATCGGGTCCATCTCGCGCTCTTGCTCGACGAGTACGGCAGCGTGGTGGGGATGGTCACGCTGGAAAACGTGCTGGAGGAACTCGTCGGCCCGATCCAGGACGAGTTCGACCGCGAGGCGCCCGAGGTCATCGACCTGGGAGACGGCGTCTTCGAGGTCGAAGCCTCCTGCCCGCTCGACCGCCTGGAGGAAGCCGTCGGCATCGAGCTTCCCGAGACCGACGCCGAGACGACTGGCGGCCTGATCCTGGATCTGCTCGGCCGTTTGGCCCGTGAGGGGGACCACGTCGAGATCGAAGGTCGCCGGTTCATCGTCTTGAAGGCTGATCCCACCCGCGTCCGCCGCGTCCGGATCGAACCCATTCGTCCCGAACCTGTGGAAGAATCGAAAGCCGAAGGAGAAACCGAGGCTCCCTGA
- a CDS encoding gluzincin family metallopeptidase, with product MEAHCCARPSTRFLSVVLSVGALPLLCGASHRTTNFVVEARSADVAKKVAEHAEECRRTIARAWLGRELPDWAEPCPVKVKLTGGEAGGLTSFGFDHNHVSDQSMVVEGRLDRILASAVPHEVTHTVFAAFFGGPMPRWADEGASLLSEDQRERSRHDQIAVDLMARRGEISLGELFQIDEYPKDLMAFYGQGYSISRFLIEIGGRPRFLEFVRDGLATGWDAATLDHYGLASVRELDRAWRSWHRGLASNRNAPPINDPALALSEPAQPIDEPRRNALR from the coding sequence ATGGAAGCCCACTGCTGCGCCCGGCCGTCGACTCGCTTCCTCTCGGTCGTCCTGTCGGTCGGGGCTCTGCCCCTCCTTTGCGGGGCCTCGCATCGGACCACCAACTTCGTCGTCGAGGCTCGATCAGCCGACGTGGCGAAGAAGGTCGCCGAGCATGCCGAGGAGTGCCGCCGGACCATCGCTCGCGCCTGGCTCGGCCGCGAACTGCCTGATTGGGCTGAACCCTGTCCGGTGAAGGTCAAGCTGACCGGCGGCGAGGCGGGCGGGCTGACCTCCTTCGGGTTCGACCACAACCACGTCAGCGATCAGAGCATGGTCGTTGAGGGCCGCCTCGATCGGATCCTGGCCTCGGCCGTGCCGCACGAGGTGACGCACACCGTTTTCGCTGCGTTCTTCGGCGGTCCGATGCCTCGCTGGGCCGACGAAGGGGCTTCGCTCCTGAGCGAAGACCAGCGCGAGAGGAGCCGCCACGACCAGATCGCCGTCGATCTCATGGCCCGTCGGGGCGAGATCTCGCTGGGCGAGCTGTTCCAGATCGATGAGTATCCCAAGGACCTGATGGCCTTCTACGGTCAGGGCTATTCGATCTCGCGGTTCCTGATCGAGATCGGCGGCCGGCCGCGGTTCCTGGAGTTCGTCCGCGACGGTCTCGCGACCGGATGGGACGCCGCCACGCTCGACCACTATGGCCTGGCCAGCGTCCGCGAACTGGATCGTGCCTGGCGATCATGGCACCGGGGCCTCGCCTCCAACCGCAACGCGCCGCCGATCAACGACCCCGCCCTGGCGCTCAGCGAGCCCGCGCAACCCATCGACGAACCCCGCCGCAACGCGCTGCGGTGA
- a CDS encoding alkaline phosphatase family protein, with protein sequence MSSQPLRKVVVVGLDGLEPTIVEAMLARGELPNFARLSGDGPVARVATTAPAQTPVAWSTFATGVDPGGHGVFDFLRRDPATYRIDSGLNHYEQKSPLLPPKAVNQRRGETVWDVLSAAGVSSTILRHPCSYPPDRLRGSLLAGMGVPDLRGGFGTSTYYAVEPGAAGESENVVAIVDDGRSPIATRLIGPRNPRSRADVTADVKLARSPEPGVLTIQSPGEPRELQIREGEWSGWLKIKFKVGPLQSAHGIVRFLLIRRDPTVILYASPANFDPIAPLFPISSPPEYARTLAEDIGRFHTAGFVEDHNGLINERISEEQFLAQCEDAWRERRAMMERELSRFDSGLFYCLFDTPDRVQHMLWRFREPDHPANRGRDANPALAGAIEDHYRRGDEVVGQALDHVDDRTLLIVMSDHGFSSFQRQFHLNSWLQREGLLTLAPGGSGEFLQGIDWEKTRAYAMGLSGLFLNLQGREGRGIVRPDEAESLRRSIAEKLSGARDEERGQVSIHSARPREDVYTGPYVDEAPDVVVDYAPGYRISWSSSMGGVSDGPLHEDNLRKWSGDHCIDPAAVPGVLFMNRPFRREGASLQDLAPTILAALGVEKGKNMKGSPLNP encoded by the coding sequence TTGAGCAGCCAACCGTTACGCAAGGTCGTGGTCGTCGGGCTCGACGGCCTGGAGCCGACGATCGTCGAGGCGATGCTCGCCCGAGGCGAGCTTCCCAACTTCGCCCGCCTGTCCGGCGACGGCCCGGTCGCCCGCGTCGCCACCACGGCCCCCGCACAGACGCCCGTCGCCTGGTCGACGTTCGCCACCGGAGTCGACCCCGGCGGCCACGGCGTCTTCGACTTCCTCCGTCGCGACCCCGCGACATACCGCATCGACAGCGGCCTGAACCACTACGAGCAGAAATCCCCCCTGCTCCCTCCAAAGGCCGTCAATCAGCGCCGGGGGGAGACGGTCTGGGACGTCCTCTCCGCGGCCGGCGTTTCCTCGACGATCCTGCGCCATCCCTGCTCTTACCCACCCGACCGTCTCCGCGGCTCGCTGCTGGCTGGCATGGGGGTGCCCGACCTGCGCGGGGGCTTCGGCACGTCCACGTACTATGCCGTCGAGCCCGGTGCGGCCGGTGAGAGCGAGAACGTGGTTGCGATCGTCGACGACGGCCGCTCGCCGATCGCGACCCGCCTGATCGGCCCCCGGAACCCTCGCAGCCGCGCCGACGTCACCGCCGACGTGAAGCTCGCCCGCTCGCCCGAGCCCGGAGTGCTGACGATCCAATCGCCCGGCGAACCGCGCGAGTTGCAGATCCGAGAGGGCGAGTGGAGCGGCTGGCTGAAGATCAAGTTCAAGGTCGGCCCGCTCCAATCGGCCCACGGGATCGTCCGCTTCCTCCTGATCCGCCGCGACCCGACAGTCATCCTCTACGCCTCGCCGGCCAACTTCGACCCCATCGCCCCCCTGTTCCCGATCAGCTCTCCGCCGGAGTACGCACGAACGCTGGCCGAGGACATCGGCCGTTTCCATACGGCGGGATTCGTCGAGGACCACAACGGCCTCATCAACGAGCGGATCTCGGAGGAGCAATTCCTCGCCCAGTGCGAGGACGCCTGGCGCGAGCGTCGGGCGATGATGGAGCGGGAACTGTCGCGGTTCGACTCCGGACTCTTCTACTGCCTCTTCGATACGCCCGACCGCGTTCAACACATGCTCTGGCGTTTCCGAGAGCCCGACCACCCGGCCAACCGCGGACGCGACGCGAATCCCGCGCTGGCCGGGGCGATCGAGGATCATTACCGTCGCGGCGACGAGGTCGTCGGACAGGCGCTCGACCACGTCGACGACCGCACGCTCCTGATCGTTATGAGCGACCACGGCTTCAGCAGCTTTCAGCGTCAGTTCCACCTGAACTCATGGCTCCAGCGCGAGGGCTTGCTCACTCTCGCGCCCGGCGGCTCGGGCGAATTCCTCCAGGGGATCGACTGGGAGAAAACGCGGGCGTACGCGATGGGCCTGAGCGGTCTCTTCCTCAACCTGCAAGGTCGCGAAGGGCGCGGGATCGTCCGCCCTGACGAGGCCGAATCGCTCCGACGCTCGATCGCCGAGAAGCTGTCGGGGGCTCGCGACGAAGAACGCGGCCAGGTCTCGATCCATTCAGCCCGCCCTCGCGAAGACGTCTACACCGGTCCCTACGTCGACGAGGCGCCCGACGTGGTGGTCGACTACGCGCCCGGCTATCGGATCTCCTGGTCGTCCTCGATGGGGGGCGTCTCCGACGGCCCGCTGCACGAAGACAACCTGCGAAAATGGTCCGGCGACCACTGCATCGACCCGGCCGCCGTCCCCGGCGTCCTGTTCATGAACCGACCGTTCCGCCGCGAAGGGGCGAGTCTCCAGGACCTCGCGCCGACGATCCTCGCCGCGCTGGGCGTCGAGAAGGGTAAGAACATGAAAGGGAGCCCGCTGAACCCATGA
- a CDS encoding efflux RND transporter permease subunit codes for MVNFFIGRPIFATVLAILMVLIGGICAFLLPIAQYPPIAPPQVQITTTYTGADALSVARTVTTPIEQQVNGTKGLLYFSSDSTSNGVSNIVATFDVGYSQDIAAVDIQNKVQTANAQLPPEVKQYGVTIKKTSTDMVCVVNLTSPDGRHDANFLDNYGQIYVTDVLKRIPGVSDVMSFGRKYAMRIWIDPDRLANMKIGTDEILAAVRQENLQAAAGKIGGSPVPEGQLREFPITVKGRLSKAAEFEEIVVRRNDDGSIVRLRDVARVELASENYETAGFLDGKPAGAMPIFQYSDANALNIVEAVRHEMERLKKDFPEGLDYAMAYDTTKYVEENIDEVEHTLLEAFGLVMLVVFVFLQGVRATIIPMIAIPVSLIATFAAMALFGFSINSLTLCGLVLAIGLVVDDAIIVVENVEKFLHRGYRPLEATRAAMAEITTPIITITLVLAAVFVPVAFMPGMTGKLYNQFAMTIVFSFVFSAINSLTLSPAMARLFLKAKHGETRFFLFRWFNRGMKWIEDSYDSVLLFTEKHWWTIVVPSLGLLVLTAYMVAVRPKAFVPTEDLGYLICVVQTPDGTSREATSAVIKKVMSIAQELDGIQHVVALDGMNIMNSTTQSNAGVVFTPLKPWSERRSPELRAAALSQKFQGMLFKEIHNALPLVLQPPPIRGLSQTGGHEIMIEDRAAKGVDALQRVVDQFQDAARKRPELASVFTTYTTRVPQLRFELDRIKARRLDVPISDVFATLQVNLGAYYINDFDLQGKVWRVLMQAEGGVRTKPDDIANLYVLNRKGERVPLSSLGEVHYTLGPIDVPHYNLYTSAKMTGNPAPGFSSGQALDALREIADQVLPEGFGYEFTGTTLQEVKTGNQAIYIFSLSVICVFLFMAALYESWIRPAVIILTVPLAMFGAVVGLWWYDMPLDVFGQIGLVMLIGLETKNAILLVEFAVEQREKHGKSIIESAMIASRERLRPILMTSFAFVMGVLPMARATGAGAASRNSLGVVIAAGIAISTILGRFVIPIYYVLGERLSDYLKRLRNVDEEDDHEHDADRSDEHPVLAGVDGNGLVHYRATEAAVHGPQD; via the coding sequence ATGGTGAACTTCTTCATCGGACGGCCGATCTTCGCCACCGTCCTGGCGATCCTGATGGTGCTGATCGGCGGCATCTGCGCCTTCCTGCTGCCGATCGCTCAGTATCCGCCGATCGCGCCGCCGCAGGTCCAGATCACGACGACCTACACCGGCGCCGACGCATTGAGCGTCGCCCGGACGGTCACGACGCCCATCGAGCAGCAGGTCAACGGCACCAAGGGCCTGCTTTACTTCAGCTCGGACAGCACCAGCAACGGCGTCTCGAACATCGTGGCCACGTTCGACGTCGGCTACAGCCAGGACATCGCGGCCGTCGACATTCAGAACAAGGTGCAGACGGCCAACGCCCAGCTTCCTCCCGAAGTCAAGCAGTACGGCGTCACCATCAAGAAGACGTCGACTGACATGGTCTGCGTCGTCAACCTGACCTCGCCCGACGGCCGCCATGACGCGAACTTCCTGGACAACTACGGCCAGATCTACGTCACGGACGTCCTCAAGCGCATCCCGGGCGTCTCCGACGTCATGTCGTTCGGCCGCAAGTACGCCATGCGGATCTGGATCGATCCAGACCGCCTGGCCAACATGAAGATCGGCACCGACGAGATTCTCGCCGCCGTCCGCCAGGAGAATCTCCAGGCGGCGGCCGGCAAGATCGGCGGCTCGCCGGTTCCCGAGGGCCAGCTTCGCGAGTTCCCGATCACCGTTAAGGGCCGGCTCTCCAAGGCGGCGGAGTTCGAGGAGATCGTCGTCCGCCGCAACGACGACGGCTCGATCGTCCGGCTCAGGGACGTGGCCCGCGTCGAACTCGCCTCCGAGAACTACGAGACGGCCGGCTTTCTCGACGGCAAGCCCGCCGGCGCCATGCCGATCTTCCAGTACTCGGACGCCAACGCTCTGAACATCGTCGAGGCCGTCCGTCACGAGATGGAACGGCTGAAGAAGGACTTCCCCGAAGGCCTCGACTACGCGATGGCCTACGACACGACGAAATATGTCGAAGAGAACATTGACGAGGTCGAGCACACTCTGCTAGAGGCCTTCGGCCTGGTCATGCTCGTGGTCTTCGTCTTCCTTCAGGGAGTGCGGGCGACGATCATTCCGATGATCGCGATTCCCGTCTCGCTGATCGCGACGTTCGCGGCGATGGCCCTGTTCGGCTTCTCAATCAACTCGCTGACGCTCTGCGGCCTGGTGCTGGCGATCGGCCTTGTGGTCGACGACGCCATCATCGTCGTCGAGAACGTCGAGAAGTTCCTCCACCGCGGCTATCGGCCGCTGGAAGCCACTCGCGCCGCGATGGCCGAGATCACCACGCCGATCATCACGATCACCCTGGTGCTCGCGGCGGTGTTCGTCCCGGTCGCCTTCATGCCGGGCATGACGGGCAAGCTCTACAACCAGTTCGCCATGACGATCGTCTTCTCGTTCGTCTTCTCGGCGATCAACTCGCTGACGCTCAGCCCGGCCATGGCCCGGCTGTTCCTCAAGGCGAAGCACGGCGAGACGAGGTTCTTCCTCTTCCGCTGGTTCAACCGCGGCATGAAGTGGATCGAGGATTCGTACGACTCGGTGCTCCTCTTCACGGAGAAGCACTGGTGGACGATCGTCGTTCCCTCGCTCGGGCTGCTTGTCCTGACGGCCTACATGGTCGCCGTGCGTCCCAAGGCGTTCGTGCCGACCGAAGACCTGGGCTACCTGATCTGCGTCGTCCAGACTCCGGACGGCACCAGCCGCGAGGCCACCTCGGCCGTCATCAAGAAGGTGATGTCGATCGCTCAGGAGCTTGACGGCATTCAGCACGTTGTGGCTCTGGACGGCATGAACATCATGAACTCCACGACCCAGAGCAACGCGGGTGTCGTCTTCACGCCGTTGAAACCCTGGTCGGAGCGAAGGTCTCCCGAGTTGCGGGCCGCAGCGCTCTCGCAGAAGTTCCAGGGGATGCTCTTCAAGGAAATTCACAACGCTCTCCCGCTGGTCCTCCAGCCCCCGCCGATCCGCGGTCTGAGTCAGACCGGCGGTCACGAAATCATGATCGAGGACCGCGCGGCCAAGGGCGTTGACGCCTTGCAGCGAGTCGTCGACCAGTTCCAGGACGCCGCCAGAAAGCGTCCTGAGCTGGCGAGCGTCTTCACGACCTACACGACCCGCGTGCCGCAACTCCGCTTCGAGCTGGATCGCATCAAGGCCCGCCGCCTGGACGTGCCGATCTCCGACGTCTTCGCCACGCTTCAGGTGAACCTGGGCGCCTACTACATCAATGACTTCGACCTTCAGGGCAAGGTCTGGCGCGTGCTGATGCAGGCTGAAGGTGGCGTCCGCACCAAGCCGGACGACATCGCCAACCTGTATGTGCTCAATCGCAAGGGCGAGCGCGTGCCGCTGTCCAGCCTGGGCGAGGTCCACTACACCCTCGGCCCGATCGACGTCCCCCACTACAACTTGTACACATCGGCCAAGATGACCGGAAACCCGGCCCCTGGGTTCAGCTCCGGCCAGGCGCTCGACGCCCTCCGCGAGATCGCCGACCAGGTGCTCCCCGAAGGCTTCGGCTACGAGTTCACCGGGACGACGCTTCAGGAAGTCAAGACGGGCAATCAGGCGATCTACATCTTCAGCCTGTCGGTCATCTGCGTCTTCCTGTTCATGGCGGCCCTGTATGAAAGCTGGATCCGGCCGGCGGTCATTATCCTGACGGTCCCCCTGGCCATGTTCGGTGCGGTCGTGGGCCTCTGGTGGTACGACATGCCGCTGGACGTCTTCGGTCAGATCGGCCTGGTCATGCTGATCGGCCTGGAGACCAAGAACGCGATTCTGCTGGTCGAGTTCGCCGTCGAACAGCGCGAGAAGCACGGCAAGAGCATCATCGAATCGGCCATGATCGCCTCTCGCGAGCGACTCCGGCCGATCCTCATGACGTCGTTCGCCTTCGTCATGGGCGTATTGCCGATGGCCAGGGCCACCGGCGCCGGCGCCGCCAGCCGAAACTCGCTGGGCGTTGTCATCGCGGCGGGGATCGCCATCTCCACGATCCTCGGCCGATTCGTCATCCCCATCTACTACGTCCTCGGCGAGCGGTTGAGCGACTACTTGAAGCGGCTCCGGAACGTGGACGAAGAGGACGACCACGAGCACGACGCCGACCGCTCCGACGAGCATCCCGTCCTGGCCGGCGTGGATGGCAACGGACTGGTCCACTACCGAGCCACCGAGGCGGCCGTCCACGGTCCCCAGGACTGA